CATGCTGGAACATTATTATGATATAAATAGAAAAAATCAATTTGATGATTTATTTGGTGATACATATATAGGTAAAAATCCAACAAAATTAAGAAATAGTTTTCCAATATTAAAATTAAACTTTTCAGGTATTCCTACAAACGGTAGTGAAGAAGAGATAGAATACTCTTTTAATATAAATATTAAGGGTTCTGTACGAATTTTTTATGTTTTTTATTCCGATAAAACTGGGGGTGAAAAACAGTTTGAAAAAGATTTTGAAAATGTTTATGCTGCAGGAGATATTATTGGTGTCTTTTTTAGAAAAATGTATGAATTAGGAGTCAAATACTATCTATTAATCGACGAATATGATAATTTTGCTAACAATATTCTTATCCATCATGGAAAAGAAAATTATACAAGAGTCACTCATCAGGCAGGTTTTCTGAGAAGTTTTTTTGCAGCTATTAAAGTTGCCACAGAGTCAAGAACAGTAGAAAGA
The Candidatus Delongbacteria bacterium genome window above contains:
- a CDS encoding AAA family ATPase, whose amino-acid sequence is MKKIPYGIANFEALKEESSYYYVDKTRYIEELENLGTKYHFFLRPRRFGKSLFISMLEHYYDINRKNQFDDLFGDTYIGKNPTKLRNSFPILKLNFSGIPTNGSEEEIEYSFNINIKGSVRIFYVFYSDKTGGEKQFEKDFENVYAAGDIIGVFFRKMYELGVKYYLLIDEYDNFANNILIHHGKENYTRVTHQAGFLRSFFAAIKVATESRTVER